A window from Thermomonas aquatica encodes these proteins:
- the tal gene encoding transaldolase, which produces MTSQLEQLRQFSAVVADTGDIEAIARFKPMDATTNPSLLLKAAALPAYAPLLDAAIARAAGDDRVGDACDRLAVAIGCEILKLIPGRVSTEVDARLSFDTEATIAKAHRLVQLYADAGIGSDRLLIKIASTWEGIRAAEALERAGIHCNLTLLFSFAQAVACAEAGAFLISPFVGRILDWHLANGMQKPATPRDDPGVQSVTRIWRHYKRHGYATVVMGASFRNTGEVLALAGCDRLTISPDLLAALEQSDAAVERALVDAGERRAPPAPLDEAAFRWQHNEDAMATEKLGEGIRKFAADQRTLEALVAQRIA; this is translated from the coding sequence GTGACCAGCCAACTCGAACAACTGCGCCAGTTCTCCGCCGTGGTCGCCGACACCGGCGACATCGAGGCCATCGCCCGCTTCAAGCCGATGGACGCCACCACCAATCCCTCGCTGCTCTTGAAAGCGGCCGCGCTGCCGGCATACGCGCCGCTGCTGGATGCCGCGATCGCCCGGGCCGCCGGCGACGACCGCGTCGGCGACGCCTGCGACCGGCTGGCCGTCGCCATCGGCTGCGAGATCCTCAAGCTGATCCCCGGCCGCGTCTCCACCGAGGTCGATGCGCGGCTGAGCTTCGACACCGAGGCCACCATCGCCAAGGCGCACCGGCTGGTGCAGCTGTATGCGGATGCCGGCATCGGCAGCGACCGACTGCTGATCAAGATCGCCAGCACCTGGGAAGGCATCCGCGCCGCCGAAGCGCTGGAACGCGCAGGCATCCACTGCAACCTCACCCTGCTGTTCTCGTTCGCCCAGGCGGTCGCCTGCGCCGAGGCCGGCGCGTTCCTGATCTCGCCCTTCGTCGGCCGCATCCTCGACTGGCACCTCGCCAACGGCATGCAGAAACCGGCCACGCCGCGGGACGATCCCGGCGTGCAGTCGGTGACGCGCATCTGGCGGCACTACAAGCGCCACGGCTACGCCACCGTGGTGATGGGCGCCAGCTTCCGCAACACCGGCGAAGTGCTGGCGCTGGCCGGCTGCGACCGGCTCACCATCTCGCCGGACCTGCTGGCCGCGCTGGAACAGTCCGATGCCGCGGTCGAACGCGCGCTGGTCGATGCCGGCGAACGCCGCGCGCCGCCCGCGCCACTGGATGAAGCCGCGTTCCGCTGGCAGCACAACGAGGACGCGATGGCGACGGAGAAGCTCGGCGAAGGCATCCGCAAGTTCGCCGCCGACCAGCGCACGCTGGAAGCGCTGGTCGCGCAGCGGATCGCTTGA
- a CDS encoding trimeric intracellular cation channel family protein — translation MSFALQLFDLVGIFVFALSGGVLAVRQRLDLFGVLVLACATAVTGGIVRDVLIGAIPPASLADWRYLATAMFAGVVTFFRHGSIERMRNPVLMFDAAGLALYAVLGTGKALAFGLSPFAATLLGIITGIGGGIARDLLVARTPVVLQQTELYAVAALAGGGIVAIAHALGWPQAPAMAVGALLCFGLRFGAIRRGWRLPVARGTDSDS, via the coding sequence GTGTCCTTCGCCCTGCAACTGTTCGACCTGGTCGGCATCTTCGTGTTCGCGTTGAGCGGCGGCGTGCTGGCGGTGCGCCAGCGGCTGGACCTGTTCGGCGTGCTGGTGCTGGCCTGCGCCACCGCGGTCACCGGCGGCATCGTGCGCGACGTGCTGATCGGCGCGATCCCGCCCGCGTCGCTCGCCGACTGGCGTTATCTCGCCACGGCCATGTTCGCCGGCGTGGTGACGTTCTTCCGGCACGGCTCGATCGAGCGCATGCGCAACCCCGTGTTGATGTTCGATGCCGCCGGACTCGCGCTGTACGCCGTGCTCGGCACCGGCAAGGCGCTGGCGTTCGGGCTGTCGCCGTTCGCCGCGACCCTGCTCGGGATCATCACCGGCATCGGCGGCGGCATCGCCCGCGACCTGCTGGTGGCGCGCACGCCGGTGGTCTTGCAGCAGACCGAGTTGTACGCGGTGGCGGCGCTGGCCGGCGGCGGCATCGTCGCGATCGCGCATGCGCTCGGCTGGCCGCAGGCGCCGGCGATGGCGGTCGGCGCGCTGCTGTGCTTCGGCCTGCGCTTCGGCGCGATCCGCCGCGGCTGGCGGCTGCCGGTGGCGCGCGGCACCGACAGCGATTCCTGA
- the rpoH gene encoding RNA polymerase sigma factor RpoH — translation MNEVSMSQALVANNLPIPSTLGSMEAYIGAVHQIPVLSVEDEQRLARRLREDNDIAAAQELILSHLRFVIHVARGYSGYGLQLGDLVQEGNIGLMKAVKRFDPSVGVRLVSFAVHWIRAEMHEYIIKNWRIVKVATTKAQRKLFFNLRKSKTRLGWLNAAEVSAVAKDLNVSEREVLEMESRLSGRDIGFDAPDDADDDHAPPAPAHYLVAHDVDPADAYESADSEDNQLELLREGMAKLDERSRDIIKRRWLDADSKVTLQELADEYGVSAERIRQVEANALKKMKALFAA, via the coding sequence ATGAACGAGGTCTCGATGTCCCAAGCATTGGTCGCCAACAACCTGCCGATCCCGAGCACGCTCGGTTCGATGGAGGCGTACATCGGTGCCGTGCACCAGATCCCGGTGCTGTCCGTCGAGGACGAGCAGCGCCTCGCGCGTCGCCTGCGCGAAGACAACGACATCGCCGCCGCGCAGGAACTGATCCTGTCGCACCTGCGCTTCGTCATCCACGTCGCCCGCGGCTACAGCGGCTACGGCCTGCAGCTGGGCGACCTGGTGCAGGAAGGCAACATCGGCCTGATGAAGGCGGTGAAGCGCTTCGACCCCAGCGTCGGCGTGCGCCTGGTCAGCTTCGCGGTGCACTGGATCCGTGCCGAGATGCACGAGTACATCATCAAGAACTGGCGCATCGTGAAAGTCGCCACCACCAAGGCGCAGCGCAAGCTGTTCTTCAACCTGCGCAAGAGCAAGACCCGCCTGGGCTGGCTCAACGCGGCCGAAGTCAGCGCGGTGGCCAAGGACCTCAACGTCAGCGAACGCGAAGTGCTGGAGATGGAATCGCGCCTGTCCGGCCGCGACATCGGTTTCGACGCGCCCGACGATGCCGACGACGACCACGCCCCGCCGGCGCCGGCCCATTACCTCGTCGCCCACGACGTGGACCCGGCCGACGCCTACGAATCCGCCGACAGCGAGGACAACCAGCTGGAGCTGCTGCGCGAAGGCATGGCCAAGCTCGACGAACGCTCGCGCGACATCATCAAGCGCCGCTGGCTGGACGCCGACAGCAAGGTCACCCTGCAGGAACTGGCCGACGAGTACGGCGTCTCCGCCGAACGCATCCGCCAGGTCGAGGCCAACGCGCTGAAGAAGATGAAGGCGCTGTTCGCGGCGTAA
- the ung gene encoding uracil-DNA glycosylase, giving the protein MSDHPVRLEPSWKARVGDWFARAEMQQLSAFLRQRKAAGATVYPAGADIFAAFDATPFDAVKVVILGQDPYHGPGQAHGLCFSVLPGVEVPPSLQNIYKELASDTGFVRPDHGCLLPWARQGVLLLNSVLTVEAGQPGSHQGKGWEGFTDHVVDVLNRERENLVFLLWGSYAQAKGKVIDPRRHRVLKAPHPSPLSAHRGFLGCKHFSAANQFLARSGQAPIDWALPPARALSPA; this is encoded by the coding sequence TTGAGCGACCACCCGGTCCGCCTCGAACCCAGCTGGAAAGCGCGCGTCGGCGACTGGTTCGCGCGCGCGGAGATGCAGCAGCTGTCCGCCTTCCTGCGCCAGCGCAAGGCCGCCGGCGCCACCGTCTATCCGGCCGGCGCCGACATCTTCGCCGCCTTCGACGCCACCCCGTTCGATGCGGTGAAAGTGGTGATCCTCGGCCAGGATCCCTACCACGGGCCGGGCCAGGCGCACGGCCTGTGTTTTTCGGTGTTGCCCGGGGTCGAGGTCCCGCCCTCGCTGCAGAACATCTACAAGGAGCTGGCCAGCGATACCGGCTTCGTCCGCCCCGACCACGGTTGCCTGCTGCCGTGGGCACGGCAGGGCGTGCTGCTGCTCAACAGCGTGCTGACGGTGGAAGCCGGCCAGCCCGGCTCGCACCAGGGCAAGGGCTGGGAAGGCTTCACCGACCACGTGGTCGACGTACTCAACCGCGAGCGCGAGAACCTGGTGTTCCTGCTCTGGGGCAGCTACGCCCAGGCCAAGGGCAAGGTGATCGACCCGCGCCGGCACCGGGTGTTGAAGGCGCCGCACCCCTCGCCGCTGTCCGCCCACCGCGGCTTCCTGGGCTGCAAGCATTTCTCCGCCGCCAACCAGTTCCTGGCCCGCAGCGGGCAGGCGCCGATCGACTGGGCGCTGCCGCCGGCCCGGGCCTTGTCCCCGGCCTGA
- a CDS encoding response regulator, translated as MAAGQDLRHVVSDAPRVMVVDGSKLVRKLIGDTLLRELPNAEVIGCAGLDEARAVLAEGGVDLVTTALVLPDGDGLALARVVREAAGQAYVPVIVVSGNAQEALETRAFTEDVTDYFDKSLGHGALAAFIRGYVQPVAIEGARVLYVEDSKVVAAATKRMLARQAMQVLHVVSVEEALDHLHKFRGRSDGDVGADLVLSDVYLKGVLSGRDLLNQLRGAFGYGKRRLPMVMMTGDDNRENQAALLREGANDLVLKPIEERLLVTKVLFQLRLAKLPEPGSARA; from the coding sequence ATGGCGGCCGGACAGGACCTGCGCCATGTGGTGAGCGATGCGCCGCGGGTGATGGTGGTCGATGGCAGCAAGCTGGTGCGCAAGCTGATCGGCGACACCCTGCTGCGCGAATTGCCGAACGCCGAAGTGATCGGCTGCGCCGGCCTGGACGAGGCCCGCGCGGTGCTCGCCGAGGGCGGCGTGGACCTGGTGACCACCGCGCTGGTCCTGCCCGATGGCGACGGACTGGCATTGGCCAGGGTCGTGCGCGAAGCCGCGGGCCAGGCCTACGTGCCGGTGATCGTGGTCTCCGGCAATGCCCAGGAAGCGCTGGAGACCCGCGCCTTCACCGAGGACGTCACCGACTATTTCGACAAGAGCCTGGGCCATGGCGCGCTGGCGGCGTTCATCCGCGGCTACGTGCAGCCGGTGGCGATCGAAGGCGCGCGCGTGCTCTACGTCGAGGACAGCAAGGTGGTCGCGGCGGCGACCAAGCGCATGCTGGCGCGCCAGGCGATGCAGGTGCTGCACGTGGTGAGCGTGGAAGAGGCGCTGGACCACCTGCACAAGTTCCGCGGGCGCAGCGACGGCGACGTCGGCGCCGACCTCGTGCTCAGCGACGTCTACCTCAAGGGCGTGCTCAGCGGCCGCGACCTGCTCAACCAGCTGCGCGGCGCCTTCGGCTACGGCAAGCGCCGGCTGCCGATGGTGATGATGACCGGCGACGACAACCGCGAGAACCAGGCCGCGCTGCTGCGCGAAGGCGCCAACGACCTGGTGCTGAAGCCGATCGAGGAACGCCTGCTGGTGACCAAGGTGCTGTTCCAGCTGCGGCTGGCCAAGTTGCCGGAGCCGGGAAGCGCAAGGGCTTGA
- the ftsX gene encoding permease-like cell division protein FtsX, with amino-acid sequence MNDRATHSSRFGAWLDHHGYSIVASLGRLLRKPWATLLTIGVMAVALALPLGLWVVLGNMARLGGEVRESREIAVFLKQDVGAAPARALADALRARGDVAHVELVTPAQALEQLRARPDLAEAIDALGADAAQAALPSVLRVTPRGDELLLADSLKTLPEAERVQHDAVWRKRLDAWLRFGGRAVLVLAALLGLGALLVVGNTVRLDIQSRREEIGVLQLLGASDGFVRRPFLYLGAWYGLAAGALALAVLTAAWLALRQPLADLSAEYGSSFALRGLDPLPAACVLVGAGLLGWLGAGLVTGHYLRQTRPTET; translated from the coding sequence ATGAATGATCGCGCCACCCATTCCAGCCGCTTCGGCGCCTGGCTGGACCACCACGGCTACAGCATCGTCGCCAGCCTGGGCCGGCTGCTGCGCAAGCCGTGGGCGACCCTGCTCACCATCGGCGTGATGGCGGTGGCGCTGGCATTGCCGCTGGGGCTGTGGGTGGTGCTCGGCAACATGGCGCGGCTCGGCGGCGAAGTGCGCGAGTCGCGCGAGATCGCGGTGTTCCTGAAGCAGGATGTCGGGGCGGCACCGGCACGGGCGCTCGCCGACGCGCTGCGCGCGCGCGGCGACGTGGCGCACGTGGAACTGGTGACCCCGGCGCAGGCGCTGGAGCAGCTGCGCGCGCGGCCGGACCTGGCCGAGGCGATCGATGCCCTCGGCGCCGATGCGGCGCAGGCCGCATTGCCCAGCGTGTTGCGGGTCACCCCGCGCGGCGATGAGCTGCTGCTGGCGGATTCGTTGAAGACCCTGCCCGAGGCCGAACGCGTGCAGCACGACGCGGTCTGGCGCAAACGCCTCGACGCCTGGCTGCGCTTCGGCGGCCGCGCGGTGCTGGTGCTGGCCGCATTGCTCGGCCTGGGTGCGTTGCTGGTGGTGGGCAATACCGTGCGCCTGGACATCCAGTCGCGGCGCGAGGAGATCGGCGTGTTGCAACTGCTGGGTGCCAGCGACGGCTTCGTGCGTCGTCCCTTCCTCTATCTCGGCGCCTGGTACGGCCTGGCCGCGGGCGCGCTGGCGCTGGCGGTGCTGACCGCGGCATGGCTGGCCCTGCGCCAGCCGCTGGCCGATCTTTCCGCCGAATACGGCAGCAGTTTCGCCCTGCGCGGGCTGGATCCGCTGCCGGCGGCCTGCGTGCTGGTCGGCGCGGGGCTGCTGGGCTGGCTGGGCGCCGGCCTGGTGACCGGCCACTACCTGCGGCAGACCCGCCCGACGGAGACCTGA
- the ftsE gene encoding cell division ATP-binding protein FtsE produces MTVLRFDNVSKQYPGGHAALADVSFSVAAGEMLFITGHSGAGKSTLLKLIQLAERPSRGAVLFSERNLLKVRGGRIAHHRRNVGVVYQNHQLLMDRSVAENVALPLVLRGMRRGEIGKRVRSILDRLGLAPRERALPSQLSAGEQQRVGIARAVIAEPAMLVADEPTGNLDPTLSAEIMALFASLPERGTSVLVASHDLGLVKRMRKRVLVLDHGQLVDDISPEDLADE; encoded by the coding sequence ATGACGGTCCTGCGTTTCGACAACGTCAGCAAGCAATACCCGGGAGGCCATGCCGCCCTGGCTGACGTCAGCTTCTCGGTCGCGGCCGGCGAGATGCTGTTCATCACCGGCCATTCCGGCGCCGGCAAGAGCACCCTGCTCAAGCTGATCCAGCTGGCCGAACGCCCCAGCCGCGGCGCGGTGCTGTTTTCCGAGCGCAACCTGCTGAAGGTGCGCGGCGGCCGCATCGCCCACCATCGGCGCAATGTCGGCGTGGTCTACCAGAACCACCAGTTGCTGATGGACCGCAGCGTGGCCGAGAACGTGGCCTTGCCGCTGGTGCTGCGCGGGATGAGGCGCGGCGAGATCGGCAAGCGCGTGCGTTCGATCCTGGACCGCCTCGGCCTGGCGCCGCGCGAGCGCGCCCTGCCTTCGCAATTGTCGGCGGGCGAGCAGCAGCGGGTCGGCATCGCCCGCGCGGTGATCGCCGAGCCGGCGATGCTGGTGGCCGACGAGCCGACCGGCAACCTCGACCCGACCCTGTCGGCGGAGATCATGGCCTTGTTCGCCTCGTTGCCGGAGCGCGGCACCAGCGTGCTGGTCGCCAGCCATGACCTGGGCCTGGTCAAGCGCATGCGCAAGCGGGTGCTGGTACTGGACCACGGGCAATTGGTGGACGACATCTCGCCGGAGGACCTGGCGGATGAATGA
- the rhlB gene encoding ATP-dependent RNA helicase RhlB, translated as MSDKPLTDITFSSFDLHPALLAGLEAAGFTRCTPIQALTLPLALNGRDVAGQAQTGTGKTLAFLVAVIDRLLKRPALADRKPEDPRALILAPTRELAIQIHKDAVKFASDLGLKFALVYGGVDYDKQREQLQKGADIIIATPGRLIDYVKQHKVVSLHACEMCVLDEADRMFDLGFIKDIRFLLRRMPVRTERQTLLFSATLSHRVLELAYEHMNEPEKLVVETESITAARVRQKLYYPADEEKIPLLIGLLSRSEGARTMVFVNTKAFVERVARALERAGYRVGVLSGDVPQKKRESLLKKFQAGQLELLVATDVAARGLHIDGVSHVYNYDLPFDAEDYVHRIGRTARLGAEGDAISFACERYAMSLPDIEAYIEQKIPSEPVTQELLTALPRKPREGVELQAEEGESIGEIFREVREARAAEDAKRGGGRSGGRPGGRGERSGPRPDSGERRERGPRPPRKPRVEGDAVAAAPAVAAAPATPKPAAAEGERPARKRRRRRGGQRLENGEAIAQPQQAAATPSSATAPAAQPSLLSRIGRGLKSLVTRSPSKQH; from the coding sequence GTGTCCGACAAACCCCTGACCGACATCACCTTTTCCTCCTTCGACCTGCATCCGGCCTTGCTTGCCGGGCTTGAGGCCGCCGGCTTCACCCGCTGCACGCCGATCCAGGCGCTGACCCTGCCGCTGGCGCTGAACGGCCGCGACGTGGCCGGCCAGGCGCAGACCGGCACCGGCAAGACCCTGGCCTTCCTGGTCGCGGTGATCGACCGCCTGCTCAAGCGCCCGGCGCTGGCCGACCGCAAGCCCGAAGACCCGCGCGCGCTGATCCTCGCCCCCACCCGCGAACTGGCGATCCAGATCCACAAGGACGCGGTGAAATTCGCCTCCGACCTCGGCCTGAAGTTCGCGCTGGTGTACGGCGGCGTGGACTACGACAAGCAGCGCGAGCAGCTGCAGAAGGGCGCCGACATCATCATCGCCACCCCCGGCCGGCTGATCGACTACGTCAAGCAGCACAAGGTGGTCAGCCTGCACGCCTGCGAGATGTGCGTGCTGGACGAGGCCGACCGCATGTTCGACCTCGGCTTCATCAAGGACATCCGCTTCCTGCTGCGGCGCATGCCGGTGCGCACCGAGCGCCAGACCCTGCTGTTCTCCGCCACCCTCAGCCACCGCGTGCTGGAGCTGGCCTACGAGCACATGAACGAGCCCGAGAAGCTCGTCGTCGAAACCGAATCGATCACCGCCGCGCGGGTCCGCCAGAAGCTGTACTACCCGGCCGACGAGGAGAAGATCCCGCTGCTGATCGGCCTGCTGTCGCGCAGCGAGGGCGCGCGCACCATGGTCTTCGTCAACACCAAGGCCTTCGTCGAGCGCGTCGCGCGCGCGCTGGAGCGCGCCGGCTACCGGGTCGGCGTGCTCAGCGGCGACGTGCCGCAGAAGAAGCGCGAATCGCTGCTGAAGAAGTTCCAGGCCGGCCAGCTGGAGCTGCTGGTCGCCACCGACGTGGCCGCGCGCGGCCTGCACATCGACGGCGTCTCGCACGTCTACAACTACGACCTGCCGTTCGATGCCGAGGATTACGTGCACCGCATCGGCCGCACCGCCCGCCTCGGCGCCGAGGGCGACGCGATCAGCTTCGCCTGCGAGCGCTACGCGATGTCGCTGCCGGACATCGAGGCCTACATCGAGCAGAAGATCCCGTCCGAGCCGGTGACCCAGGAGCTGCTGACCGCGCTGCCGCGCAAGCCGCGCGAGGGCGTGGAGTTGCAGGCCGAGGAAGGCGAGAGCATCGGCGAGATCTTCAGGGAAGTGCGCGAGGCGCGCGCCGCCGAGGATGCCAAGCGCGGCGGTGGCCGCAGCGGCGGTCGCCCGGGCGGCCGCGGCGAGCGCAGTGGCCCGCGTCCCGATTCCGGCGAGCGCCGCGAGCGCGGCCCGCGTCCGCCGCGCAAGCCGCGCGTGGAGGGCGATGCCGTCGCCGCCGCGCCTGCCGTTGCCGCGGCGCCGGCCACGCCGAAGCCGGCAGCGGCCGAGGGCGAGCGCCCGGCGCGCAAGCGCCGCCGCCGTCGCGGCGGCCAGCGCCTGGAGAACGGCGAGGCGATCGCGCAGCCGCAGCAGGCCGCGGCAACCCCTTCGTCCGCGACCGCGCCAGCCGCGCAGCCTTCGTTGCTGAGCCGCATCGGCCGCGGCCTGAAATCGCTGGTGACCCGTTCGCCCAGCAAGCAGCACTGA
- the trxA gene encoding thioredoxin translates to MTDTVLHATDADFADQVLASDQPVLVDFWAPWCGPCKMIAPALDELAGTYAGRAKIVKVDVDQNQQTALKYHVRSIPMLLLFKGGQVQATQIGAVGKGQLAQMIDKSL, encoded by the coding sequence ATGACCGATACCGTTCTGCACGCCACCGACGCCGACTTCGCCGACCAGGTACTGGCCTCCGACCAGCCGGTGCTGGTGGATTTCTGGGCGCCGTGGTGCGGCCCGTGCAAGATGATCGCGCCGGCGCTGGACGAGCTGGCCGGCACCTATGCCGGCCGCGCCAAGATCGTCAAGGTCGACGTCGACCAGAACCAGCAGACCGCGCTCAAGTACCACGTGCGCAGCATCCCGATGCTGCTGCTGTTCAAGGGCGGCCAGGTCCAGGCCACCCAGATCGGCGCGGTCGGCAAGGGCCAGCTGGCGCAGATGATCGACAAGTCGCTCTGA
- the rho gene encoding transcription termination factor Rho: MSDPTNDATGEPAEKRVRKTRVAKPKDTLTVPPIEDAKPAPPAEPAQAAPASHASAAAPPQATASETPPAQGGGDAAGGQGDGGEGFQPRDGQQRHGNNRRERFKNRRDRQRERYRDNGMQDEGGNGENFVPRPHPQVPEGFPTYSLGDLKRMPAPKLLDIAEQLQITDGVSRARKQDIIFAILKVLTRHGEGVQADGVLEILPDGFGFLRAAEASYLAGPDDTYISPSQIRRFNLRTGDHISGRIRWPKDGERYFALNIVDTINGEPLEASKNKALFENLTPLFPRKRFKLERGDGSSEDITGRILDLMAPQGKGQRALIVSPPKAGKTMMMQQIATAITTNHPDVHLIVLLIDERPEEVTEMQRTVRGEVISSTFDEPAARHVQVAEMVIERAKRLVEHKRDVVILLDSITRLARAYNNVLPSSGKVLTGGVDSNALHRPKRFFGAARNVEEGGSLTIIATALVDTGSAMDKVIYEEFKGTGNSEVHLDRRITEKRVYPAIGVNLSGTRREDLLIEPELLQKIWILRKLLHPMDEIAAMEFLLDKMKNTKSNDEFFSSMKR; this comes from the coding sequence TTGTCCGACCCGACCAACGACGCCACCGGCGAACCCGCCGAGAAGCGCGTGCGCAAGACCCGCGTGGCCAAACCCAAGGACACGCTGACCGTTCCCCCGATCGAAGACGCCAAGCCGGCGCCGCCCGCGGAACCCGCGCAGGCCGCCCCCGCCAGCCACGCATCGGCCGCCGCGCCTCCGCAGGCGACCGCATCCGAGACGCCGCCAGCCCAAGGTGGCGGCGATGCCGCTGGCGGCCAGGGTGACGGCGGCGAAGGCTTCCAGCCGCGCGACGGCCAGCAGCGCCACGGCAACAACCGCCGCGAGCGCTTCAAGAACCGCCGCGACCGCCAGCGCGAGCGCTATCGCGACAACGGCATGCAGGACGAAGGCGGCAACGGCGAGAACTTCGTGCCGCGCCCGCACCCGCAGGTGCCGGAAGGCTTCCCCACCTATTCGCTGGGCGACCTCAAGCGGATGCCGGCGCCGAAGCTGCTGGACATCGCCGAGCAGCTGCAGATCACCGACGGCGTGTCGCGCGCGCGCAAGCAGGACATCATCTTCGCCATCCTCAAGGTGCTGACCCGCCACGGCGAAGGCGTGCAGGCCGACGGCGTGCTGGAAATCCTGCCGGACGGCTTCGGCTTCCTGCGCGCGGCCGAGGCCAGCTACCTGGCCGGCCCGGACGACACCTACATCTCGCCCTCGCAGATCCGCCGCTTCAACCTGCGCACCGGCGACCACATCTCCGGCCGCATCCGCTGGCCGAAGGACGGCGAGCGCTACTTCGCGCTGAACATCGTCGACACCATCAACGGCGAGCCGCTGGAAGCCAGCAAGAACAAGGCGCTGTTCGAGAACCTCACCCCGCTGTTCCCGCGCAAGCGCTTCAAGCTGGAGCGCGGCGACGGTTCGTCCGAAGACATCACCGGCCGCATCCTCGATTTGATGGCCCCGCAGGGCAAGGGCCAGCGCGCGCTGATCGTGTCGCCGCCGAAGGCCGGCAAGACGATGATGATGCAGCAGATCGCCACCGCGATCACCACCAATCATCCGGACGTGCACCTGATCGTGCTGCTGATCGACGAGCGCCCGGAAGAAGTGACCGAAATGCAGCGCACCGTGCGCGGCGAAGTCATTTCCTCCACCTTCGACGAACCCGCCGCGCGACACGTGCAGGTCGCCGAAATGGTGATCGAGCGCGCCAAGCGCCTGGTCGAGCACAAGCGCGACGTGGTGATCCTGCTCGACTCGATCACCCGCCTCGCCCGCGCCTACAACAACGTGCTGCCGAGCAGCGGCAAGGTGCTGACCGGCGGCGTGGACTCCAACGCCCTGCATCGCCCGAAGCGCTTCTTCGGCGCCGCGCGCAACGTGGAGGAAGGCGGCAGCCTGACCATCATCGCCACCGCGCTGGTCGATACCGGCAGCGCGATGGACAAGGTGATCTACGAGGAGTTCAAGGGCACCGGCAACAGCGAAGTGCACCTGGACCGGCGCATCACCGAGAAGCGCGTGTACCCGGCGATCGGCGTCAACCTGTCCGGCACCCGTCGCGAGGACCTGCTGATCGAACCGGAGCTGCTGCAGAAGATCTGGATCCTGCGCAAGCTGCTGCACCCGATGGACGAGATCGCGGCGATGGAGTTTTTGCTGGACAAGATGAAGAACACCAAGTCCAACGACGAGTTCTTCAGTTCGATGAAGCGCTGA
- a CDS encoding TonB family protein, whose protein sequence is MLRSIVLAAAMVAAAGATAATKLQIAEGESVVTLRIDGELNIGPEGQVQAYRIRTRLDPKIQALVAKAVPGWQFKPVLVDGKPVNAKTPMRITLAATETKGGYEVRVDNVVFTPYSKEDYEAQLASKKALAEQGKTLTTLDDAMPPSQPVEITSIKLAPPGYPKGLQMAGVEGMVLLNLRLNPDGTVAEVFASQSSLLNVKGRPELLDRARVMLEKNASSAAAKWTFKVQAKDPAALKPSDLTVRIPVDYALSSPGRKGDPLVGSWRREFRGPNYPVPWLLGGEGEQAIGVSDLGSGEFIAGTSPFALGDKSVIGKSL, encoded by the coding sequence ATGTTGCGTTCGATCGTATTGGCGGCGGCGATGGTTGCGGCCGCAGGCGCCACGGCGGCGACCAAGCTGCAGATCGCGGAAGGCGAGAGCGTGGTGACGCTGCGCATCGACGGCGAGTTGAACATCGGGCCCGAAGGACAGGTGCAGGCGTACAGGATCCGTACCAGGCTGGATCCCAAGATCCAGGCTCTGGTGGCGAAGGCGGTGCCGGGATGGCAATTCAAGCCGGTGCTGGTGGATGGCAAGCCGGTGAACGCGAAGACGCCGATGCGCATCACCTTGGCGGCTACCGAGACCAAGGGCGGTTATGAAGTCCGCGTGGACAATGTCGTGTTCACGCCCTACAGCAAGGAAGACTACGAAGCGCAGCTCGCATCGAAGAAGGCGCTGGCCGAGCAGGGCAAGACCCTGACGACGCTGGACGATGCCATGCCCCCGAGCCAGCCTGTCGAGATCACTTCGATCAAGCTGGCGCCGCCGGGCTACCCGAAGGGCCTGCAGATGGCGGGTGTCGAGGGCATGGTGCTGCTGAACCTGAGGCTCAACCCCGACGGCACGGTGGCGGAAGTCTTCGCGTCGCAATCCAGCCTGCTCAACGTGAAGGGGCGCCCCGAGCTGCTGGATCGCGCCCGTGTCATGCTGGAGAAGAACGCGTCGTCCGCGGCGGCGAAATGGACGTTCAAGGTGCAGGCGAAAGACCCGGCCGCCCTGAAGCCCAGCGATCTCACGGTGCGGATCCCGGTCGATTACGCGCTGTCGTCGCCGGGCAGGAAGGGCGATCCGCTGGTCGGCAGCTGGCGCCGCGAATTCCGCGGGCCGAACTACCCGGTACCGTGGCTGCTCGGCGGCGAAGGCGAACAGGCGATCGGCGTTTCCGATCTGGGCAGCGGCGAGTTCATCGCCGGGACCTCGCCGTTCGCGCTCGGGGACAAGAGCGTGATCGGCAAGTCCCTGTAA